A genomic stretch from Oreochromis aureus strain Israel breed Guangdong linkage group 17, ZZ_aureus, whole genome shotgun sequence includes:
- the LOC116334413 gene encoding leptin-B-like, with the protein MRNILALLCVFLMAADQNTILLTKGESIKNTIHNIINIAQITLVHIKKLKLPATPTEVPTPSIDGLSSISHDLGVLDNELQHPFLIQIQADVSSLEGRVRSFALSMECPLKPKPAVQTDESVFPDSRLYMTVAKVQHYLEKLILNKGKLKLC; encoded by the exons atgCGTAACATTCTGGCCCTTCTCTGCGTCTTTCTTATGGCAGCTGATCAGAACACTATTCTTCTCACAAAGGGAGAATCCATCAAAAACACCATACACAACATTATAAACATTGCTCAGATAACCCTTGTCCACATTAAGAAACTAAAG tTGCCGGCTACACCGACAGAGGTTCCCACTCCTTCCATTGATGGACTAAGTAGTATAAGCCATGATCTTGGAGTTTTGGATAATGAACTGCAGCACCCTTTCCTCATCCAGATTCAGGCTGATGTCTCCAGCTTGGAAGGAAGGGTGCGCTCCTTCGCCTTATCAATGGAGTGTCCCCTTAAGCCCAAACCAGCAGTACAGACGGATGAGAGTGTGTTCCCAGACAGCCGCCTTTACATGACAGTGGCTAAGGTGCAGCACTACCTAGAGAAACTTATTCTCAACAAGGGCAAACTCAAGCTCTGCTAA
- the LOC116334404 gene encoding uncharacterized protein LOC116334404, which yields MGNLLFSTGLIRTDATKSDQVNRRHLIAKTICNGITYYYTPLTGTECLAKKCQDSAAVCPTFPVSPSAGASSSTLLSDSPSNTSVSSQNQSYSASTSRPLLLFFSWLGAQPGGMAKYRDLYLDRGMDVLLVQSSVMHFLWPRWGLEYGLEVLKILENPPFAGRVMLVHASSIGGYTFTQILTHIVQEPKKHAGLAQRMMGHIYDSLVVGTLEHMAIGIGRTLVPRFESFVKSTAMLYFWLFKTHTADFYETSIQVFHNSPVTAPALFFFSENDAMCNTAVMEKLIDVWRQRGVDVHSRKWKKSIHAAHLRCHPDDYLSTLQHFLNSLPIASCKKTI from the exons ATGGGAAACCTGCTGTTCTCCACAgg CCTCATAAGGACTGATGCAACCAAGTCGGATCAAGTTAACAGACGACATTTAATAGCCAAAACGATCTGCAATGGCATAACCTATTATTACACTCCACTCACCGGTACAGAATGTCTTGCCAAAAAATGTCAagactctgcagctgtttgccCCACGTTCCCTGTTTCACCATCTGCAGGGGCCTCCTCTTCTACACTCCTCTCAGATTCACCGTCAAACACATCTGTCTCCTCCCAAAACCAATCATATTCTGCGTCCACTTCTCGTCCACTTCTGCTTTTCTTCTCCTGGCTTGGTGCCCAACCAGGGGGAATGGCTAAGTACCGGGACCTTTATCTGGACCGTGGCATGGATGTCCTCCTGGTTCAGAGCAGTGTGATGCACTTCCTGTGGCCTCGATGGGGGCTCGAGTATGGATTGGAGGTTCTGAAAATTCTGGAGAACCCTCCCTTCGCAGGGAGGGTGATGCTGGTTCATGCTTCTTCCATCGGTGGCTACACTTTCACTCAAATCCTCACCCACATTGTCCAAGAACCAAAAAAACATGCAGGCCTGGCACAGAGGATGATGGGGCACATCTATGACAGCTTAGTGGTCGGCACTCTGGAGCACATGGCCATAG GCATTGGTAGAACTCTGGTGCCACGTTTTGAGAGCTTCGTCAAAAGCACTGCCATGCTTTACTTCTGGCTTTTCAAAACCCACACGGCAGACTTCTACGAGACCAGCATCCAAGTGTTCCACAACAGCCCAGTTACCGCTCCCgctctcttcttcttcagtgAAAACGATGCAATGTGCAACACTGCAGTGATGGAAAAGCTGATTGACGTCTGGAGACAGAGAGGAGTGGACGtgcacagcagaaagtggaagAAGTCGATACATGCGGCCCACTTGCGCTGCCACCCAGATGATTACCTCTCCACCCTGCAACACTTTTTGAACTCGCTGCCCATTGCCTCCTGTAAAAAGACAATCTAA